In the Xiphias gladius isolate SHS-SW01 ecotype Sanya breed wild chromosome 7, ASM1685928v1, whole genome shotgun sequence genome, GAGCGAGAGCGACGTGCCTTGGTCTGATCTTTTCCCTGTTTGACTCGGGCACCCTGCGTGGTGGCGCTGTTGGTGCCTGttgtggaggaagaggaagaggtggaggcagaggaggaggagtctgTCACGTTGCTACACCCAGCTTTGGCTGAGGCGGCCGATTTAGACGCCAGCTTGGTGGGTTTTGCAGTTCTGCCCTCGGTACGATTGGGGAGGGACCCAGCGGTGCTACTTAGACCGGGGAGAGAGTCAGCTTTCTTCCGTTTCTGGATTGGTGAGGCCCCAGAGGGCCCGCTCTTCTTGCTCTGACCTCGACCTGACGATGCAGGTGGTTCTGAAGCAAGTGATCTCTTCTTGGACTTAGCTGGGCCTTTCTTGGTCTCTGAGGTATTGTCTCGCGGTGGGGGGAGTGATTTGGGCTTCTTGGCAGGGGTCGGTCCGAAGGTACTAATTTGGTCTGGAGCTTCACTTCGCTTTAGCCCTCGGGTACCTTCACTCTTTGACTGGTGGCCTGGTCGCTCTTGTTCAGATGTCCCTGCAGCCTCTGGGTCGTCTTGCAACACAAATGAAGCCACGGACAGAGTAAGACCGCTTCTGCCAGGGAGCaagtgggacaaaaaaaaacaaacaaaaaaaaaaacaaaaacaccatctTAGGAAATTTCTGAAAACGTGAAAAGTGATGAATTACAATGCCACATTAATTGTACTCATTCAGATTTAGAACAAAACCCAAAGGTGTACAATAAGTATGACGTTATTGGGTAAATTACAAaccctacatacacacacgcacacacattaaGCACCAAGTAGAGAGGAGGGGTACCTTCTTGAGCTGTGCCCTCTGGACTGGCCAGTGGCTGTGCTGGCTGTGGCTTTGGAAGCCTTAGAATTAGGTCTTCTACTTTCAGGTGGGGAATTTGCTTTATGTTTTACCTGCTCTGACTGCAACCTGTAAGGTTGAAAATTAAAGAGCAAGTGACAGTGTGGGTTTCTGTAATTAATCCACATAAAAGAGAAACTTGATCAACCCCCAAATGAATTTGCCTGGCTGCGGCTACATATCCTCTGAATTGACACCTCTGGAGTAGAATGAAAAACACCTAAACAGATCTAATCATCATTTGACTATGATAGGAGAACACAATATAAGCATCCACTTTGATCAAAGCGGCCAATATAACCATTGTGCATTGAGTTTAAACTTCAAGTTACTATACAAAAACACCCATGCCACCCATGAACTAATTACAAATACCCCTCTACTAAACAGCCCTCTTTTATTGCTCCCTTCAAGAAAACCCCTAGTGATGTTATCCACAAACTATGATTACTGCCTCTAACTTTGGACTGagattttaacaaaaacttgATGGCAAGTTTTTAGATAGACTCACCTTCCCGCGACTGTGTGGTCTTGTGGCTGGGCCGCAGCAGTGTTCCTCTGTGAACGGCGCAGTGACCCCCCTGGATTGGAATTAGGCCGGTTGGACATTGGCACCTCTCTCCTGAAGGGACATACCCTTTCTAGACACTACCATTCACTGCaatcaaagagagaaagaaaacacataagAATACTGACAAAACTCAATTTTGACCTTTATATCTATGCTCTCCTACAACAACGGGTTGTGGTTTCAAACAGGTTGCTGTGTTGTACGTGACAGCGAATAGAACTGTTGCACCATCAATCTCATGATCACTCATCTAGCCCATTTGAGATGTTTAGGCGAACAAATGTCTCATCAATTCTCTTAAGATTGTACATCTCAAGATACAAACTCCCACCAGAACACAATTTACCCATCCTATTACTGACACTACCATTTGTGTAGGGGCAGAGACCTGGTGCCAAAAAGACCACATGCCAAGAACCAGGCAACTCACAGTTGATACTATGAAAAGATTGGGCTAAGACTTCAAATGATTTTATAAACTTAGTGTACAGTAATTTATATGATCAAAACGattctacagaaaaaaaaactagtaagATCCACACAGTTCAGTTTATGTTCTCAGCACGTTTCCGCACACTTTCCCCAGTCTGCAAGCAGTCTCCCAATAATGGTCACAACAGAATTTTTACTTATGTGAACCACCTACAGTAAACCACTAAATGACCTTTAAACATTAACCCAACTCTTACAGTCTGTATCAAATTATAACATCATGGCTTTAAGAGACAGTACTTCAAACAGTTTTGTTACCATGTATTATGAGCACAGATTGGCCTATAATGTTAAGCTATAACCAACTATCCTCCTAACCCTAAGTAcacttgctttgtttttttttcatacatttgtactttttcttttaaaccctTGGCATTCATTCATCCAATAATCACAATCATCAtgatcatcttcatcatcagaaCATCACTTTACAATAGGAACACAAAAACCTGAGATTCCATTGAGTAATGATGATCAAGGtcacagaaaaaactaaataaacctACCATGGGGCAGACTACAAGTCAAACcaaccacacaaacagagaaTTATCTTTCAAAAGCCTCAAACTCTTATTAAAGAATATTAACAGTAGTTGATATTCTTTAAAATGGCCTTAACATTCCATAACACATGGATACCTGGCCAACAGAGCTTGTTATTGTAGTTATCATTTTAGACaggatgtaaaagaaaatgtgttttacatatGAAGACGTATAATTTATAGTACTTCTCATGAATCAGTGACATGAGGGTACTAATAACAGGAGTGACTGATatgttttaacacacacacacacacacacacacacacacagacatggatgATTTTATCAATTGATACAAAGAGACGACTGAATCACAACCTAGATACTTTTTGCCATcttgaaaaggaaaattattAATTAACCCATTTAGTTTGGGTTTAAATAATGATATCACTCATCATAAAAATACGCCACACTTGGCAAGCTCACAGGGCCATTTTAGGCCTGCACTGACAGTGCACCCTAGTCTTTGTTTATTCGTCCATTCTGACAACTGGTGCACCACACTCGCGCataatgttattagttaaacACATCAAGTGATCGGCAGCTTGAAACGCTCGCGGGTCCAAAGTTTCTTCTACTGCACCACTAAACAAGCACGATAGTGTCCAATTTTTATACCCATGATTTACAGAGGCCTGTATTTCTGACGTAGTTGTCTACCACCACCGACTAACGTTAGCATGTTTAGCCACTCTTATCCTAGCTATTCCCATACATTTTGACAGCAGTTCAGTCCCATCCGTGTCTATCCAAAAAACTACTACATCCCAAAAGCGAAGTTTGTAACCGCTGGGTACTGAATATAATGACAAGAAAACGCTACAAGGCTAGTAATTACATACCAGAGACTCGTTGGTTAAAGTTACGCTGGCTAACGTAGCAGTGGCTCCATGGAAATGCGTAGTTGGCGTACCGGTGTGTCAACCTATTTAGCTCCCTAACTACAAGCACTGCCAAAATCGAGCAGCTACCTTGTTTGTACCTTGTTTGTGGTATGAAACGGCCAGTTTTTTACTGAATGGCCAAGACGGATCCCTTAGGTGGCAAATGACGATTACGTTCATCTGAGATTAGCTACACATCGAAAATGGCAGCAGCGGCTGGACCGTCTTTCGAAAGCCGTTTAATGTAATATAGCTAGCAGGCTACCAGTAAACCAACGCAAGCTAACTTGGTATTCTCACTGCCATGACACACTGCTCTGTCTGGCGGACGATcaagtttaaagaaaaattatacaTGTCTCGCACGCAATTTAGCTCACCTTCTGTAGTTTGATGGAATTATCGAATCAAAAATACACAACTGTCAAGTCGACAGGTAACCAGGCAGATCCAGTATCACTCTCTTAGGAACTGTCAACGTGACTATAGTGTACACAAGTAGAGCTAACTAATGTTAGCTGGCTATGAGGATCACTAATGTTTTCTAAGCTGACTTGAGGCCAATGTCTGCCTCTCACTACATCACTGGCTAGCGTCTAGGCTAACGCTAACCAGGCAGAAACAAGTTGACTACTAACAAGCAACATGTCAACAAAGCACATACTCCCTATTTAGACTCTGTGTGAAAGGAGAAAATAACGTTGAGCATCTCATTTTGCTCCCGTTAAAACCAGAATGACAAGTATCGAAGCTAATTATTAGCAAGCTAACGCTAGCTTAGCTAAGTAAGATAGCAAATGTTTCTTCAATGACTGTTCACTCGCCAATAATAagtggacaaaaataaacagttgcTTGTTAGCTATATACGCTATTGTTACTGGTTGGTATTAGATAATCTAGCTGTCCAGGTGACAATAAATCCCTGACCTTATGAATACCGAATTAGCTACTGCAGGGCAGTTACGTAGCTGACGTTTAGCGTTGTCAAATCAAACAAGAGCGTTATGGCTATTGCCAGCTAACATTGGCATGCAAGCTAATTAATATTAGCAAGCCTGTCTAACGCTTTGCCATCTCCAATTAATGGTAATGGGATTTCTTTTACAAACAACAGCTTCGTTACAACTCACGAATTCATTCTTTTGGgaacaattttgtataattttgttaaaatttataAGTTGTCTACCTAGCCCCTAGCGCGTTAACGCTAGCTAGCAAAAAGAAATGGCCTCTGATACCttttagacacaaaaaaacaggaaagcagGAACGGGATTCGAGATATTTTCGCAACACTGAATCATATTTCCTCCGATGTATTTCGACACTGAATAACCTCGAAGGTCCGAGAGACCGTTGGCTGACATGTCACTGAAAATTTCTACCTTTTGTATAATGTTGTTACCTATTTGTTCCAGTGTTGTAGTTGTAACAGACAGTGCACcagctcctcttttctctctctaccccTGCTACTTTCACATCAGCTGAGGGGCCTACAACTGCAGTATACATCCGCGTGATTCATCCGCTCAGGGGACTACTTACTTCTGATTTTTAGCTTTCGGCATCTGCCTGTTTTGAGCCAACGCCACAACACTGGATGTAGTGCTCTGTAAATATGTAGCTATAACGTCGTAAAAAGATGGAGATAATTCTTAAAAGGCTATCACTGCAACACTGAAGCCATTGGGAACATTAGCTTgtcacaaatataaaatatcaatcCGCTTGGtcgtgacccccccccccccccccacatgcACTAAACAATAATCTCTATAAATTAATTCGATGTCCTGCATTACCCTATGTAATCACCTCACATTAATGTAACATAACATCTATCAAGcagtttcctctgctgttgAGTAAATACTGTTCAGTTGCTTTTcagttgtcatggttacaagtCAGCGTCCAAAATGGCGTCCTTGCTCGGGGAGCAACTATTTCAAATTAGTGGTCAAGGTCCACCACCTCCAAAAGATTTTTTCCAACTTGTTATTGCCAAAAATGAGGTCGAGTATCTGTATGAATTTCTATTTGTAAAACGGGGTCTCAACGAATAACTTCGTTAAAAGCTAAGTGTTTATAAAAACCGTGCATATGTAACACAGTCTAGTTCAGTTTCCACCTACAACGTTAACTTGTTAGCTAGCAATCTTTAAATAATACCTTACTGGGCTACTATTTCATAGTTTGTACGATACTTTCTGGCAAATTGAACAAAGACTTCCGTATCATCCACTAAAAGTCTTATATTTCAACTTGAATTGAGTGATTTGTGGGCAAAATGTTAACAGTATATAACTTGGAAAATCAATAGCCATTCAGCCATTGTGGATTAAAATCATTTACAGATAATATTTTATTgcaaatattataattataaataaatagtaTTTTGGATTCACATGACTGTTACTGcgtttatatttaaatttaatttcttcaGTCTGCCCtctatgtttattttttcaatttctttgtAACTTTAGGTAATATGGAGATCATGGAAGATTTCTTTGCGGTTTGATAGCCGGGGCACTCCACCCAAAGAGCTGAGGACATCCCATCAGGATTTCCTACATCAGAAAATGCTACAACGTAAGGTTTCTTCATCAATGCCCATTATGTCCATGATACTGGAGACCTTTTTCAAATCCTATGAAAGCTTTCAAGTATCTGATATCCAGAATGTGCTTTGCCACTTCTCAACTGTAGAACAACTTGGTGCTGTTTTTGGGCAGAGGATCCTGGAATACACAATATCGCTTTGTCAAGGAAAGTTTGATTACCTGGAGCGATTACCTGATGAAATTATGCTCCAAATCATGTCCTACCTACAGCTGAAAGAGACAACACTTCTGGCACAGGTTTCACATAGGTTCAGAAAGGTGAGAGCCTCTTAAATGATAAGTTCATAACAGTCCAGAAGTATCTTTATCAGATGAAACAAATATGGTGTGTTAGTGTCTGTTTTGCTCTGTCCAGCGTGTATGTTCATATtcgtgtgtgttcatgtgtatgtgtacacaaaTAACCATATCTGGCAATCTGCACTGTTTTGTTGTGCTCTGATTATACTGTACCAGCTCTGCAATTCAGAGAGGTTTTGGGAGCACAGTGTGAGGAATCGCTGTGCTGGATTTACCAGTGACATGGAGGGCGTAGCCAATGCCATGGGCTGGAGGAAGACATTTTTTACCTTGTTCCACACCAGTAGCAGTAAGTGGCAGCAGTGAAGCAACTGAAGTTATATTACTGTTCTGAAAAAACTGCAATACAAATCCTATCACAGTGGATGAATAGCCAGAATTAATTTTGCACCTTGTGAAACAAGAGGCAGTGTCTTCAGTGAGGTTTAGTAAGTGTTCTTAAGTTTCAAATTTAGGGTTGATATGTGTtatctacaaaaaaatatacattctGTTGGATTAAAAATGCGTAATATTCTTCAAAACAAATCAGTATATTTATGTGGTTAATTTCTTGTTGTTCTTTGGATAACAACAATTACCACTAGTATTCAGTGGATAGATGCAGTTACCTACAAGTTATTTTTGTTGGAAAGAGTCTACATTGTGTAATATTACtggtaaattaaataaacatacaatataATACAGCATTTAGTGTCCCATCATGTTTCCTGAATGATAAACTGGTGAAATATGAAATACTTCAGCAGCTAGAACCCTGCTGTCATCATATCAAGGCCAATGGTCAATTTCACTAaatacttcctgtttacatttgCTAATGAACGGTTCTATCGCCCTCTGCTGAAGGCCAGTGGCACTCAGTGCTGTCTCTGCATACAGATAACCCAGGTTTGTGTATGGTCCCTGTGCTGTGTTCACTTGTGCAGCCAGCAGAGGGAGCAACATGGCAATGAAAACTAGAGTCAGATGATGGGAGGAGGATCAAGCAAATAAACCCTTGGGTAACGTGTGCAAAACAAGTGCTGTAACTCTGGTTGCCACATCCAGGCCTAAAACCTACAACACACTTATTCTAGATTGAAACCTTGTACAAATAGGTCTGTAAGGGCATCTGTCACACTGCTCCTACCACACCAGAAACCTTTACAAGAACGCTACAGTAACGTAAGACAAAGGTATGCactgttttttcagtttctaaCAGGTACATAAGTGGACTAGAGTCAACATATGGTACAATAAATGTCACTAAAAACTGCTACATACcaaattaatgttttgtgttttattgtcacAGAGGactgacaaaacagaaacaaaacaaaaggtatTCCATTGTCCTGTGTTCAGGGACGAGAATAAAGTGTtgttttacagcacattaaaaTGCAGGTCATTTTCCACAAACGACAAAGCTTcctttaacattaaatattcttCTGATGATAGCTTGTGCTGATATGACATGACCGTATACAACCCTGACTGGTAGGTACTATGGCCTATTATTAGCCTCTTGAACACTGGATACTGCCTTCTCAGCTGAGTCTGGTCtaggagaaaaaatattcattacgTAACAATAAAGGATCTGTCTCCCAGACCTACTTCCTGAATACCACAGCAGCAACTAGGCCCCAAACTGAGGCAGAGCGGAAGCCTCATCCATTTGTTTGCTggagcagtgcagagcagtgcCGGTTGTTTTCTGCTTATCCCTTGCCTCCACACATTCACCACGCGACCCCTCCTTCTCAGCTCCTCTTTGTGGGTCAGTGATGCAGCGGGAGTGAcgcagcagtggcagcagcctACAGAAGGCAAATATACACAGCAGGAACAGGGAACCTCTGCTAGAACAGACAACAGTGAAGAAGGAAGATGGTGAAGGCCTGATCTTGGCCGAAGGGAGACCGGGAGCCGGGTGGTCACTGTGCTTTCCTTCTCCTAAGCAAACACCAGAGAGACTtccacagcagcagagacaggcCCAGCAAGACCTTCTgcacagaaacatttttggtAGGCAAGTATGAGTGCTTGTTTCGGCAGCAACAGAAGTGCTACCAGGGATGAGTGTCTTTGTATGCTAAGAGTGTGAATGCTTTGAGAATGAGGATGAGGCCTACTCAGCCTTGTACTGCGGTCTGTGCCTCCCTGCTGATCAGCGTCCCTACAGGCCGCAGCTGAGCTTACTGAGCATCAGAGGGAAAGAGGCCTGTATACTTTGTCCTGTGGTTTTGGACAAATCCTAGCTATGATATCAACTGTGGAT is a window encoding:
- the fbxo36a gene encoding F-box only protein 36a — protein: MASLLGEQLFQISGQGPPPPKDFFQLVIAKNEVIWRSWKISLRFDSRGTPPKELRTSHQDFLHQKMLQQQLGAVFGQRILEYTISLCQGKFDYLERLPDEIMLQIMSYLQLKETTLLAQVSHRFRKLCNSERFWEHSVRNRCAGFTSDMEGVANAMGWRKTFFTLFHTSSSKWQQ